The Coffea arabica cultivar ET-39 chromosome 4e, Coffea Arabica ET-39 HiFi, whole genome shotgun sequence genome includes a window with the following:
- the LOC113742029 gene encoding norfluorocurarine oxidase-like → MAFSFDLLFFSVCSVVFLLALLKWFYAASKPQKKLPPSPPKLPIIGNIHQLGLLPHRSLQSLSRKYGPLMLLHFGSKPVLVASSADAASQIMKTHDLVFSNRPKSSVKDRLFYGSKDVVFTPYGEYWRQAKSICVLHLLSNKRVQSYQHVREEETSLMIEKISQTCSSSPVNLTEIFVTLTNDIICRVALGRKYSEEEKGRKIMENLRVFVELIGVFDVGDYIPWLAWVNRFNGLDLKVEKSVKLIDEFLEGVIEEHINKRKGEAENDHSVETRCLDLVDILIEVNKESTIGFALGRDDMKAIILDVFGAGTDTTHSVMEWAMSELLKKPITLQKLQAEVRELTQGKPEITQDDLEKMRYLKAVIKETLRCHVPVPLLVPRESTRDIKIMGCDIAAGTLVLVNASAIARDPILWENPEEFQPERFLNSNIDFRGFNFELIPFGSGRRVCPGINFAISVAELALAKLVNKFNFALPDGTKPEDLDMTEASGITVHRKHPLHAIATPYLC, encoded by the exons ATGGCGTTCTCTTTTgatcttttatttttctcagTTTGCTCAGTTGTATTCCTTCTAGCCCTTTTGAAATGGTTCTATGCTGCTTCTAAACCCCAAAAAAAGCTACCACCATCTCCACCAAAGCTCCCAATAATTGGAAATATTCACCAGCTTGGCTTGCTTCCGCACAGATCCCTCCAATCATTGTCAAGAAAATATGGCCCACTCATGCTACTTCATTTTGGAAGCAAGCCAGTGCTGGTAGCCTCTTCCGCTGATGCAGCTAGCCAGATCATGAAAACCCATGATCTGGTTTTTTCAAACAGGCCTAAATCGAGCGTTAAAGATAGACTATTCTACGGAAGTAAGGACGTAGTATTTACACCGTATGGTGAGTATTGGAGACAAGCCAAAAGCATTTGTGTGCTGCATCTTTTGAGTAACAAAAGGGTTCAGTCATATCAGCATGTTAGAGAAGAAGAGACTTCACTCATGATCGAAAAGATCAGTCAGACGTGTTCTTCTTCACCTGTAAACTTAACTGAAATATTTGTAACTCTCACAAATGATATAATTTGTAGGGTTGCCCTGGGGAGGAAGTAtagtgaggaagaaaaagggaggaaaaTTATGGAAAATTTGAGGGTTTTTGTTGAGTTAATTGGTGTTTTTGATGTAGGAGACTACATTCCTTGGCTTGCATGGGTTAATCGTTTCAATGGTTTGGACTTGAAAGTGGAGAAATCTGTTAAACtgattgatgaatttcttgaggGTGTAATAGAAGAGCACATAAATAAGAGGAAAGGTGAGGCTGAAAATGACCATTCCGTTGAGACAAGATGCCTAGACTTGGTGGACATTCTGATCGAGGTTAATAAGGAAAGCACTATCGGCTTTGCTCTCGGCCGTGATGATATGAAAGCTATCATCCTG GACGTGTTTGGCGCTGGAACTGACACAACACATTCAGTTATGGAATGGGCAATGTCAGAACTTCTAAAGAAACCTATAACCTTGCAGAAATTGCAGGCTGAGGTAAGAGAACTGACCCAGGGAAAACCAGAAATAACTCAAGATGATTTGGAGAAGATGAGATACTTAAAAGCAGTGATTAAAGAAACTCTACGATGTCATGTTCCTGTTCCATTACTGGTTCCTCGAGAATCAACTCGAGACATCAAAATAATGGGGTGTGATATAGCAGCAGGCACACTAGTGTTGGTGAATGCTAGTGCAATTGCAAGAGACCCCATTCTGTGGGAGAACCCTGAGGAATTTCAACCTGAGAGGTTTCTGAATTCCAATATAGATTTTCGAGGTTTTAACTTTGAGTTAATTCCTTTTGGTTCCGGACGAAGGGTTTGCCCGGGTATCAACTTTGCCATATCCGTTGCTGaacttgcattggcaaaattGGTCAACAAATTTAATTTTGCATTGCCTGATGGGACGAAGCCAGAGGATTTGGACATGACTGAAGCATCTGGTATCACAGTTCACAGAAAACATCCTCTACATGCTATTGCCACTCCATATCTTTGTTAA
- the LOC113740723 gene encoding norfluorocurarine oxidase-like, with protein sequence MFAAGTDTTHTVMEWVMVELLRDPKVMEKLQNEVRAVGQGKSEITEDDFDKMQCLKLVIKETLRLHFPVPFLVPRDIKVMGYGIPIRTRVIVNAWAAIGRDPLLWEKPEEFQPERFLNVGIDFRAKLLHKFDFALPDGGKPEDMDMTEAGGIDVHRKLPILVLATPYSP encoded by the exons ATGTTTGCAGCTGGAACGGATACCACTCATACAGTCATGGAATGGGTGATGGTAGAGCTTCTAAGAGACCCCAAGGTCATGGAGAAATTGCAAAATGAGGTCAGAGCTGTAGGCCAAGGAAAATCAGAGATAACTGAGGATGATTTTGACAAAATGCAGTGTTTAAAGCTAGTAATTAAGGAAACTCTGCGGCTTCATTTCCCAGTTCCATTTCTAGTTCCTCGAGACATCAAAGTAATGGGGTATGGTATACCGATTCGAACACGAGTAATCGTCAACGCATGGGCGGCAATTGGAAGAGACCCTTTGCTTTGGGAGAAGCCCGAGGAATTTCAGCCAGAGAGATTTCTGAATGTTGGTATAGATTTTCGAG CAAAATTACTGCACAAATTTGACTTTGCCTTGCCTGATGGCGGAAAACCAGAGGACATGGACATGACTGAAGCTGGTGGCATCGATGTGCATAGAAAACTTCCTATACTTGTTCTTGCCACTCCATATTCTCCTTAG
- the LOC113741773 gene encoding norfluorocurarine oxidase, which produces MAFILDLTFSSLLPVALLLLTLFIWFYASSKPQQRLPPSPSKFPVVGNLFQLGLYPHRKLQSLSRKYGSLMLVHFGSKPVVIASSADAACEIMRTHDLVFANRPKTSMSDRLLYGSKDIAASPYGEYWRQVRSICVLQLLSHKRVQSFRYVREEETSLMVEKIRSLSASSPPLSAINLSDLLMTLTNDVICRVALGRKYSDREDGSKSMQIMKEFAELLGTIDIGDFVPWLGWVRRLNDLDDRVEKVVKQLDEFLEGVIKEHKDRKNGKANTDDIIEGKGSDLVDILLEIQGEKSTGFTLELDSLKAIILDMFAAGTDTTHTVMEWAMTELLRHPKILEKLQTEARQVAQGKPEITEDDLDKMDYLKAVIKETLRLHTPIPLLVPRESTQHVKLMGYDIPAGTRVMVNAWAIARDPSLWNQPEEFQPERFLNSTIDFRGFNFELIPFGAGRRGCPGTTFAVAVNELALAKLVHKFDFALPDGVEPKDLDMSESTGLTIHRKNPLFAVAIPHSG; this is translated from the exons ATGGCGTTTATTCTGGATCTTAcattttcctctcttcttcccGTGGCTTTGCTACTTCTAACCCTTTTTATATGGTTCTATGCTTCTTCTAAACCCCAACAAAGGCTGCCACCTTCTCCATCAAAGTTTCCAGTTGTTGGAAATCTTTTCCAACTCGGGCTATATCCTCACCGCAAACTTCAATCATTATCAAGAAAATATGGTTCCCTCATGCTGGTTCATTTTGGCAGCAAGCCGGTGGTTATTGCCTCTTCAGCTGATGCAGCTTGTGAAATCATGAGAACCCATGATTTAGTCTTTGCTAACAGGCCTAAAACAAGCATGAGTGATAGACTTCTATATGGCAGCAAGGATATCGCAGCCTCACCTTACGGTGAGTATTGGAGGCAAGTGAGAAGTATTTGTGTGCTCCAGCTTCTAAGTCATAAGCGGGTTCAGTCATTTCGATATGTAAGAGAGGAAGAGACTTCACTTATGGTTGAAAAGATTAGAAGTTTGTCGGCTTCTTCGCCGCCTTTATCGGCCATAAACTTGAGTGATCTTCTTATGACACTGACAAATGATGTGATTTGTAGGGTGGCCTTGGGGAGGAAGTACAGTGATAGGGAAGATGGAAGCAAAAGTATGCAAATCATGAAGGAATTTGCTGAGTTGTTAGGTACTATTGATATAGGGGATTTTGTTCCATGGCTTGGATGGGTGAGACGTCTTAATGATTTGGATGATAGAGTGGAAAAAGTTGTTAAGCAACTTGATGAATTTCTGGAAGGTGTCATTAAGGAGCACAAAGATAGGAAAAATGGAAAGGCAAACACTGATGATATTATAGAGGGAAAAGGCTCAGATTTGGTGGATATCTTGCTTGAAATTCAGGGGGAAAAGTCGACAGGCTTTACACTCGAACTTGACAGTCTCAAAGCAATCATTTTG GACATGTTCGCTGCTGGGACTGATACAACACACACAGTTATGGAATGGGCAATGACCGAACTCTTGAGGCACccaaaaatcttggagaaattgcAGACTGAGGCGAGACAAGTAGCTCAAGGAAAACCAGAAATCACTGAGGATGATCTAGACAAAATGGACTACTTAAAAGCAGTGATCAAGGAGACTTTACGACTTCATACGCCAATCCCACTACTCGTTCCTCGAGAATCAACACAACACGTTAAACTTATGGGGTATGATATACCGGCAGGGACACGAGTAATGGTGAACGCTTGGGCGATTGCACGAGATCCATCGCTTTGGAATCAGCCTGAAGAATTTCAGCCAGAGAGGTTCTTGAACAGTACAATCGATTTTCGAGGTTTTAACTTTGAGTTAATTCCATTTGGAGCTGGAAGAAGGGGTTGCCCGGGTACTACCTTTGCTGTGGCCGTTAACGAGCTTGCATTAGCAAAATTGGTACACAAGTTTGATTTTGCATTGCCTGATGGAGTTGAACCAAAGGATTTGGACATGTCTGAATCCACTGGTCTCACTATCCATAGAAAAAATCCTCTGTTTGCAGTAGCTATTCCACATTCTGGTTAG